The following are encoded in a window of Lichenicola cladoniae genomic DNA:
- the mobB gene encoding molybdopterin-guanine dinucleotide biosynthesis protein B translates to MSGRVVGIVGRSGSGKTTLIEALLPRLRARGLTVSTVKHTHHSVDIDPPGKDSRRHRDAGAQEVLLVSERRWALMRETPVDRPLLPELLARMAPVDIVLVEGFGRTEGMRIELVRADVSVRSRKRPLFLDDPGIDAVASDTEVPDWSGTLLDLNNPDAICVWIAALPHPSDHPLLS, encoded by the coding sequence GGGCGCGTCGTCGGAATCGTCGGCCGGTCCGGCAGTGGCAAGACCACGCTGATCGAAGCGCTGCTCCCACGCCTGCGTGCACGTGGGCTGACCGTCTCCACCGTCAAGCACACTCATCATTCGGTCGACATCGATCCGCCCGGCAAGGATAGCCGCCGGCATCGCGACGCCGGTGCGCAGGAGGTGCTGCTGGTGTCCGAACGACGATGGGCGCTGATGCGTGAGACTCCGGTCGATCGCCCCTTGCTTCCCGAGCTCCTGGCCCGGATGGCACCGGTCGATATCGTGCTGGTGGAGGGATTCGGCCGCACGGAGGGTATGCGAATCGAGCTGGTGCGTGCGGATGTTTCGGTGCGTTCACGCAAGCGACCGCTCTTCCTCGACGATCCGGGAATCGACGCCGTGGCCTCGGATACGGAGGTGCCGGACTGGTCCGGAACCCTGCTCGACCTGAACAATCCGGACGCAATCTGTGTCTGGATTGCCGCGCTGCCGCATCCGTCTGATCACCCTCTCTTGAGCTAA
- the moaD gene encoding molybdopterin converting factor subunit 1, producing MASVQLLYFAWVRDRVGKSAETAILPTEVRDVRGVLAWLQSRDPVFATMAGEGRTIRVAINQEFAGPDDPVGAGDEIALFPPVTGG from the coding sequence ATGGCTTCGGTGCAGCTGCTTTATTTTGCCTGGGTTCGCGACCGGGTCGGCAAGTCCGCTGAAACAGCGATCCTGCCGACCGAGGTGCGCGATGTTCGCGGCGTGCTTGCATGGTTGCAATCACGCGACCCTGTCTTCGCCACGATGGCCGGGGAGGGACGCACGATCCGGGTCGCAATCAATCAGGAGTTCGCCGGCCCGGATGATCCGGTCGGTGCCGGCGACGAGATCGCTCTGTTCCCGCCGGTGACCGGCGGCTGA
- a CDS encoding molybdenum cofactor biosynthesis protein MoaE: MATVRVQEAPFDVAAEMAALTAASPGVGGIGCFVGIVRPDRRTDGRSLQALTLEHYPGMTERSIGAIAAEAEQRFELAGCTVLHRIGRLGIGEGIVLVLAAAPHRGHALDATAFLIDWLKTRAPFWKRQDYDDGGSDWVEARAADDEAAVRWS; the protein is encoded by the coding sequence ATGGCGACCGTCCGTGTCCAGGAAGCGCCGTTCGATGTCGCTGCCGAGATGGCGGCACTGACCGCCGCGAGCCCCGGAGTCGGCGGTATCGGCTGCTTCGTGGGAATCGTCCGTCCGGATCGTCGGACCGATGGGCGATCCCTGCAGGCGCTCACCCTCGAGCATTATCCCGGCATGACCGAACGCTCGATCGGCGCGATCGCCGCGGAAGCCGAGCAACGGTTCGAGCTAGCGGGCTGTACCGTGCTGCACCGGATCGGCCGGCTCGGGATCGGCGAGGGGATCGTGCTGGTGCTGGCGGCGGCTCCGCACCGCGGGCATGCACTTGATGCGACCGCGTTCCTGATCGACTGGCTCAAGACCAGGGCGCCGTTCTGGAAGCGCCAGGACTACGATGACGGCGGGAGCGACTGGGTCGAGGCCCGGGCCGCCGACGACGAAGCCGCGGTTCGCTGGAGCTAG
- a CDS encoding adenosylmethionine--8-amino-7-oxononanoate transaminase, whose amino-acid sequence MSSSNLWLPYTQMRTALPPLKADWTDGCRIGLADGRVLIDGIASWWTACHGYNHPHIADALRTQLARMPHVMFGGLVHEPAQRLADRLTTLLPGDLNSVFFAESGSVAVEVAIKMAIQYWLNRGEQGRSRLVAFRGGYHGDTFATMAVCDPEEGMHSLFRGVLAQHHLVDLPRDDASEAMLGGFLALNRDGIAAILVEPLVQGAGGMVFHAPEVLQRLRRLADQHGLLLILDEIFTGFGRTGSLFACEQAGIVPDIITLSKALTGGTMALSAAIARPHVFEAFQSDDPVHGPTRALMHGPTYMGNALACAAANASLDLFEREDRLGQVASISAQLESELEPCRALPGVVDVRVMGAIGVVQLARIEAMNALKAALVEQGVWVRPFRDIIYLTPAFTITSAELTVLTRAVRRAIATI is encoded by the coding sequence ATGAGCAGCAGCAACCTCTGGCTTCCCTATACCCAGATGCGGACCGCCTTGCCGCCCCTGAAGGCGGACTGGACCGACGGCTGCCGGATCGGTCTCGCCGACGGGCGGGTGCTGATCGACGGCATCGCGTCCTGGTGGACCGCTTGCCATGGCTACAACCACCCGCATATCGCCGACGCATTGCGGACGCAGCTCGCGCGGATGCCGCACGTGATGTTTGGCGGCCTGGTGCACGAGCCGGCCCAACGCCTGGCCGACCGGCTGACGACGCTGCTGCCGGGCGACCTGAACTCGGTGTTTTTCGCCGAAAGCGGCTCGGTCGCGGTCGAGGTCGCGATCAAGATGGCGATCCAGTACTGGCTGAACCGCGGTGAGCAGGGCCGCTCCCGCCTTGTCGCCTTCCGCGGCGGCTACCACGGCGACACCTTCGCGACGATGGCGGTGTGCGACCCCGAGGAGGGCATGCACAGCCTGTTCCGGGGGGTACTGGCGCAGCACCATCTGGTCGACCTGCCGCGCGACGACGCGTCGGAGGCGATGCTTGGCGGTTTTCTCGCGCTGAACCGGGACGGCATCGCAGCGATCCTGGTCGAGCCGCTGGTGCAGGGCGCCGGCGGCATGGTGTTCCACGCGCCGGAGGTGCTGCAGCGCCTGCGCCGGCTCGCGGACCAGCACGGCCTGCTGCTGATCCTGGACGAGATCTTTACCGGGTTCGGCCGAACCGGCAGCCTGTTCGCCTGCGAGCAGGCCGGCATCGTGCCGGACATCATCACACTGTCGAAGGCATTGACCGGCGGCACCATGGCATTGTCCGCTGCAATCGCGCGACCGCACGTCTTCGAGGCGTTCCAGTCCGATGATCCGGTGCATGGTCCGACACGTGCGTTGATGCACGGGCCGACCTACATGGGCAACGCGCTCGCCTGCGCCGCTGCCAATGCGTCGCTCGACCTGTTCGAGCGGGAGGACCGGCTGGGCCAAGTGGCTTCGATCTCGGCCCAACTGGAGAGCGAACTGGAGCCCTGCCGGGCGCTGCCCGGGGTGGTGGATGTTCGGGTGATGGGGGCGATCGGCGTGGTGCAGCTGGCGCGGATCGAGGCCATGAACGCGCTCAAGGCGGCACTTGTCGAACAGGGCGTCTGGGTCAGGCCGTTCCGCGACATCATCTACTTGACGCCGGCCTTCACGATCACCTCGGCCGAGCTCACCGTGCTGACCCGGGCGGTCCGCAGGGCAATCGCAACGATCTAG
- a CDS encoding aminotransferase class I/II-fold pyridoxal phosphate-dependent enzyme, which yields MSSLDPLFDEALRDLADRGMRRTLRPGRNGSGTVTRDERILINASANDYLGLAHHPLLAERSAEWGSKYGTGAGASRLVTGTLHLHERVEARMADFKRTEGALLFASGWQANAAVLPALLKLAGPAPLVFADRLNHASLHHGIQAAGIRQVRFRHNDLDHLEALIAERADHPGRRFIVTESVFSMDGDRADIGRLRMLARRHDAFLYVDEAHATGVLGPAGAGLSVEAGGADLVMGTFSKAFGSFGAYVAGSRSLCDYLVNACSGFIHTTALPPPVLGAIDAALDLVPGMDHARRHLQVSAGRVRAVLAQLGVDTAGSTTQIVPVLVGDASASLELAAALERHGVLGIAIRPPTVPPNTSRIRLALSAVHDEAAIDRIIAALTDTFAVTGRAG from the coding sequence ATGTCATCTCTCGACCCCCTGTTCGACGAGGCGCTGCGCGATCTGGCTGACCGCGGGATGCGGCGCACCCTGCGTCCCGGCCGGAATGGCTCCGGCACGGTCACCCGTGACGAACGGATCCTGATCAACGCATCTGCGAACGACTATCTCGGTCTCGCCCACCACCCGTTACTGGCCGAGCGCTCTGCCGAATGGGGCAGCAAGTATGGTACTGGCGCGGGCGCATCCAGGCTGGTGACCGGAACGCTCCACCTGCACGAGCGGGTGGAGGCCCGCATGGCGGATTTCAAGCGGACCGAGGGTGCCCTGCTATTCGCATCGGGCTGGCAGGCCAATGCGGCCGTGCTGCCGGCGCTGCTGAAGCTGGCCGGGCCAGCACCGCTGGTGTTCGCCGACCGGCTCAACCACGCCAGCCTGCATCATGGCATCCAGGCGGCGGGTATCCGGCAAGTGCGTTTTCGCCACAACGATCTCGACCATCTCGAAGCACTCATCGCCGAACGGGCCGATCACCCCGGACGGCGTTTCATCGTCACGGAGAGCGTGTTCAGCATGGACGGGGATCGTGCCGACATCGGCCGGCTCCGTATGCTGGCGCGGCGGCACGACGCATTCCTCTACGTCGACGAGGCCCACGCGACCGGTGTGCTGGGTCCGGCTGGCGCCGGGCTGTCTGTCGAGGCCGGCGGCGCCGATCTGGTGATGGGCACGTTCAGCAAGGCGTTCGGCAGTTTCGGCGCTTACGTGGCCGGCTCACGGAGCCTTTGCGACTACCTGGTCAACGCGTGCTCGGGCTTCATCCACACCACGGCGCTGCCGCCTCCGGTGCTCGGCGCGATCGATGCGGCGCTCGACCTAGTCCCCGGCATGGACCACGCGCGTCGCCATCTGCAGGTCTCTGCCGGGCGGGTGCGTGCGGTGCTGGCGCAGCTCGGCGTCGATACGGCCGGATCGACCACCCAGATCGTACCGGTGCTGGTCGGCGATGCGTCCGCGTCGCTCGAGCTGGCGGCGGCCCTGGAGCGGCACGGCGTGCTCGGCATCGCGATCCGGCCACCGACGGTGCCGCCCAACACCAGCCGCATACGGCTCGCCCTGAGTGCCGTGCATGACGAGGCGGCGATCGACCGGATCATCGCGGCGCTAACCGACACATTCGCCGTGACCGGTCGGGCCGGATGA
- a CDS encoding alpha/beta hydrolase: MSETPFFLFAHGWGSSASIWGPMRAALPEAQTAVIERGYFGATPSWPTVPTGYIGVGHSAGTLDLLGDRPAGCIGLIAINGFSRFSQAPDFASGVPMRVLDRMLLRLAADPVGTVTAFRVRCGTDGGFSGAPRPDRLEQGLHALRDRDARAAAADLKLLALAGRLDPIVSPTMTVASFDRSTILWNEAAGHLLPLTHPDWCAGQLMKFARA; this comes from the coding sequence ATGAGCGAGACGCCGTTCTTCCTGTTCGCCCATGGCTGGGGTTCGAGCGCGTCCATCTGGGGTCCGATGCGGGCGGCGCTACCGGAAGCACAAACCGCAGTCATCGAGCGCGGATATTTCGGTGCCACGCCATCCTGGCCGACCGTGCCGACCGGCTATATTGGGGTCGGCCACTCGGCGGGCACGCTCGACCTCTTAGGCGACCGTCCGGCGGGCTGTATCGGGTTGATTGCCATCAACGGCTTCAGCCGGTTCAGCCAGGCACCGGACTTCGCGTCCGGGGTGCCGATGCGCGTGCTCGATCGGATGCTGCTGCGGCTTGCGGCGGATCCGGTCGGGACCGTCACCGCCTTCCGGGTCCGGTGCGGAACCGACGGCGGGTTTTCCGGCGCACCGAGGCCGGATCGTCTGGAGCAGGGCCTCCATGCATTGCGGGATCGTGACGCACGCGCGGCGGCGGCGGACCTTAAGCTATTGGCTCTGGCCGGGCGCCTCGATCCGATCGTCTCACCCACGATGACGGTTGCCAGCTTCGACCGGAGCACGATCCTTTGGAACGAAGCCGCCGGTCATCTTCTGCCACTCACCCATCCGGACTGGTGCGCCGGACAGCTGATGAAATTCGCGCGGGCATGA
- the bioD gene encoding dethiobiotin synthase → MIGRSFGRAATTYESNATLQRLVAGRLALRIAGELARTRSMGPLRVLEIGCGTGLLTQALRRLLPDSLIVATDLAPAMLQACSNGMGDDPRLLMLAMDGAFPAVAGGFDLICSSLALQWFADPAGAILQLTRLLAPGGHLHLSTLVAGSLSEWRDAHRSEGLVDSGPEYPQADRLLRACGGRWNTETVAIGHPTGLAFVRALRGIGAHQPSAGSRPLGPGSMRRVLRRFEADHASTASYWVAYGTILQAPRRGVFVTGTDTGVGKTLVAACLVKAWDADYWKPMQTGLDEEPGDSETVARLTGIDQARLHPPALALGAALSPEDAAAVAHVVFDPTRLDLPEQAGTRPLVVEGAGGVMVPVGGGLLMIDLIALFGLPVVLVARSTLGTINHTLLSIAALRHRGIAIAGVVLNGPVSPGNRSALERHGGIRILAEIPLQDHLDAEAIGRLSRLMPAAGFNSAAEARPTGPEPGRGRTE, encoded by the coding sequence ATGATCGGCCGCAGCTTCGGGCGTGCGGCGACGACCTACGAGTCGAACGCCACGCTCCAGCGACTGGTCGCCGGACGGCTGGCGTTGCGCATCGCCGGGGAGCTTGCTCGCACCCGGTCGATGGGTCCCCTGCGGGTCCTCGAAATCGGCTGTGGCACCGGCCTGCTGACACAGGCGCTGCGCAGACTTCTGCCCGACTCCCTGATCGTCGCCACCGATCTGGCCCCAGCGATGCTTCAGGCCTGTAGTAATGGGATGGGCGATGATCCCCGGCTGCTGATGCTGGCGATGGACGGGGCATTTCCGGCAGTGGCCGGGGGCTTCGACCTGATCTGCTCGAGCCTGGCGCTCCAGTGGTTCGCCGATCCGGCCGGCGCGATCCTGCAGCTGACGCGACTGCTTGCACCGGGTGGACATCTGCATCTCTCGACCCTGGTCGCCGGCAGCCTGTCGGAATGGCGCGATGCGCATCGCAGCGAGGGGCTGGTGGATAGCGGTCCCGAGTATCCCCAGGCGGACCGGCTGCTTCGGGCGTGCGGCGGTCGATGGAATACGGAAACCGTTGCGATCGGCCATCCCACCGGGCTCGCATTCGTTCGCGCCCTGCGCGGCATCGGGGCGCACCAGCCATCCGCCGGGAGTCGGCCGCTCGGGCCAGGCTCGATGCGGCGCGTGCTGCGCCGTTTCGAGGCCGACCACGCGAGCACCGCCTCCTATTGGGTCGCCTACGGCACCATCCTGCAAGCCCCTCGGCGCGGCGTATTCGTGACCGGGACCGACACCGGAGTAGGCAAGACGCTGGTGGCGGCCTGCCTGGTTAAAGCCTGGGACGCCGACTACTGGAAACCGATGCAGACCGGGCTCGACGAGGAACCCGGCGATAGCGAAACGGTGGCTAGGCTGACCGGGATCGATCAGGCGCGTCTGCATCCGCCCGCACTGGCGCTTGGCGCCGCCCTGTCGCCCGAGGACGCGGCTGCCGTCGCGCACGTGGTGTTCGACCCGACCCGGCTCGACCTGCCGGAACAAGCCGGGACGAGGCCGCTGGTGGTCGAAGGGGCAGGGGGAGTGATGGTGCCGGTCGGGGGCGGGCTCTTGATGATCGACCTGATTGCTCTGTTCGGCCTTCCGGTGGTGCTGGTCGCCCGGAGCACGCTTGGGACGATCAACCACACGCTGCTGAGCATCGCGGCGCTTCGGCACCGGGGCATCGCCATCGCCGGCGTCGTTCTCAACGGTCCGGTTTCACCCGGCAACCGCAGCGCCCTCGAACGCCATGGCGGGATCAGGATCCTCGCCGAGATCCCGCTACAGGATCACCTGGACGCGGAGGCGATTGGCCGCCTGTCCAGGCTCATGCCGGCAGCCGGATTTAATAGCGCCGCAGAAGCCCGACCAACCGGCCCTGAACCCGGACGCGGTCGGACGGAATGA
- the lexA gene encoding transcriptional repressor LexA produces the protein MLTRKQHELLGFIDRHLKETGFSPSFDEMKDALNLKSKSGIHRLISALEERGFLSRRHHRARALEVLRLPETGGRDGITVFLPEQDLTGLALDAGGAVPAPLEEQPGFAPNVIKGDFSQRLPGVRAAPGVGAVQLPLYGRIAAGLPIEALRDTGMHVEVPLALIGSGEHYALEVAGDSMIEAGILDGDTVIIRRSDSADNGQIVVALIDDAEVTLKRLRQRGNAVALEPANARYETRIIPSDRVRVQGRLVGLLRRY, from the coding sequence ATGCTCACGCGCAAGCAGCACGAGTTGCTCGGCTTCATCGACCGGCACCTCAAGGAGACCGGGTTCTCGCCGAGCTTCGACGAGATGAAGGACGCGCTCAACCTGAAATCCAAATCCGGAATCCACCGGCTGATTTCGGCGCTCGAGGAGCGCGGTTTCCTGAGCCGGCGGCACCATCGGGCCCGCGCACTGGAAGTGCTTCGCCTGCCCGAAACAGGCGGCCGGGACGGGATCACGGTGTTCCTGCCGGAGCAGGACCTGACTGGACTTGCGCTTGACGCTGGCGGTGCGGTGCCGGCTCCGCTCGAGGAGCAGCCGGGCTTTGCGCCCAACGTCATCAAGGGCGATTTCAGCCAGAGGCTTCCCGGAGTGCGAGCGGCGCCAGGAGTGGGTGCAGTCCAGCTTCCACTCTATGGACGGATCGCGGCCGGACTGCCGATCGAGGCCCTCCGTGATACCGGGATGCATGTCGAAGTGCCGCTGGCGTTGATCGGCAGCGGCGAGCACTACGCCCTCGAAGTTGCCGGTGACTCGATGATCGAAGCAGGCATTCTGGACGGCGACACCGTCATCATCCGCCGGTCCGACAGCGCCGATAACGGCCAGATCGTCGTGGCCTTGATCGACGACGCTGAGGTGACATTGAAGCGGCTCCGCCAGCGCGGCAATGCGGTGGCGCTGGAGCCGGCGAATGCCCGGTACGAGACCCGTATCATTCCGTCCGACCGCGTCCGGGTTCAGGGCCGGTTGGTCGGGCTTCTGCGGCGCTATTAA
- a CDS encoding molybdopterin molybdotransferase MoeA, with translation MLSVDEARRRILEDLRPLPAEIVSILDAWGRVAAAPLLARLNNPPNDISAMDGYAVRSADTVPGSFLSLTGEAPAGHPFAGTVGPGECVRLFTGSVMPDGADCVLIQENAERREQQVEVREAVTPARHIRRQGQDFLVGDVLVPAGRRLGARDVGVAAAGNHAWATVHRRPRIALLATGDELALPGEPIPPGGVTNSNTPMLAALVRAAGGDPVLLPLVRDDADAIARATDGLAGMDMLVTIGGASVGDYDLVQTALATRGLQVDFWKIAMRPGKPLMHGHIGAGDTRIPVLGLPGNPVSALVCSLLFLIPALQALSGETVFDPAGGLEREHASLATPLEANDQRADHLRASLTRAANGAFVVTPFSRQDSGMLRRLADCEALILRAPHAPAAAAGTDVEILRLDRLGI, from the coding sequence ATGTTGAGTGTCGACGAGGCAAGACGCCGGATCCTCGAAGATTTGCGCCCTTTGCCGGCCGAGATCGTTTCGATCCTGGACGCCTGGGGACGGGTCGCCGCGGCTCCGTTACTGGCTCGGCTCAACAACCCGCCGAACGACATTTCGGCGATGGATGGTTATGCGGTCCGTAGTGCCGATACCGTCCCGGGCTCGTTCCTGAGCCTGACTGGCGAGGCCCCGGCAGGACATCCGTTTGCGGGAACCGTCGGCCCTGGCGAGTGCGTCAGGCTGTTTACCGGCAGCGTCATGCCAGACGGTGCGGATTGCGTGCTGATCCAGGAGAATGCCGAGCGCCGGGAGCAGCAGGTCGAGGTCCGGGAGGCGGTGACGCCGGCGCGTCACATTCGCCGCCAGGGACAGGATTTTTTGGTTGGCGACGTGCTGGTTCCCGCCGGGCGGCGCCTCGGTGCCCGAGATGTCGGCGTTGCCGCCGCCGGAAACCATGCCTGGGCCACGGTGCATCGGCGGCCGCGAATCGCACTGCTGGCTACCGGCGACGAGCTGGCGCTGCCCGGCGAGCCGATCCCCCCCGGCGGTGTCACCAACTCGAACACGCCGATGCTGGCGGCCCTGGTCCGTGCTGCGGGCGGCGATCCGGTGCTGCTGCCGCTGGTCAGGGATGATGCCGACGCGATAGCCCGCGCGACCGATGGGCTGGCCGGCATGGACATGCTGGTGACGATCGGGGGCGCCAGCGTCGGCGATTACGACCTGGTGCAGACCGCGCTCGCCACGCGTGGGCTCCAGGTCGATTTCTGGAAGATCGCGATGCGGCCCGGCAAGCCGTTGATGCATGGTCATATCGGGGCGGGAGATACACGGATCCCGGTGCTGGGACTGCCCGGGAACCCGGTATCGGCGCTTGTGTGCAGCCTGCTGTTCCTGATCCCGGCCCTGCAGGCGCTGTCGGGTGAGACCGTCTTCGATCCGGCCGGCGGCCTGGAACGCGAGCATGCCAGCCTGGCCACGCCGCTCGAGGCGAACGATCAACGGGCGGACCATCTGCGGGCGTCGCTGACCAGGGCCGCCAACGGCGCGTTCGTCGTGACACCGTTTTCTCGCCAGGACTCCGGCATGCTCCGCCGGCTGGCCGATTGCGAGGCGCTGATCCTGCGCGCACCACATGCACCGGCTGCGGCTGCCGGAACTGACGTCGAGATCCTGCGGCTCGACCGACTTGGCATCTAA
- the rpmG gene encoding 50S ribosomal protein L33: MAKSNTIQIKLVSSADTGYFYVTKKNARAQTGKLELKKYDPVARKHVAFREAKIK; this comes from the coding sequence ATGGCGAAGTCGAACACCATCCAGATCAAGCTCGTGTCGAGCGCGGACACTGGCTATTTCTACGTGACCAAGAAGAACGCGCGTGCCCAGACCGGCAAGCTCGAGCTCAAGAAGTATGACCCGGTTGCGCGCAAGCATGTCGCATTCCGCGAAGCTAAAATTAAGTAG
- a CDS encoding FtsB family cell division protein, translating into MSFGRAVKRKVRATLPPLLFLSLVGYFGWNATQGDHGLRTYRAQLQLLQQANESQAAAQYERAAWTQRVSGLRDKGLDADTLDERARAMLNLAEPNDIVVPYGSNKLY; encoded by the coding sequence ATGAGCTTCGGACGTGCTGTGAAGCGCAAGGTCAGGGCGACGCTGCCGCCGCTGCTGTTCCTGTCCCTGGTCGGGTATTTCGGATGGAACGCCACCCAGGGCGACCATGGCCTGCGCACCTATCGCGCCCAGCTCCAGTTGCTGCAGCAGGCGAACGAGTCGCAGGCAGCTGCGCAATACGAGCGGGCAGCGTGGACCCAGCGGGTATCCGGCCTGCGCGACAAGGGCCTGGACGCGGATACGCTGGATGAGCGCGCGCGCGCGATGCTCAATCTGGCGGAGCCGAACGACATTGTCGTTCCCTACGGCTCCAACAAGCTCTACTAG
- a CDS encoding dimethylarginine dimethylaminohydrolase family protein, protein MPTYLLVDPAHYEVSYAINPWMKPGTWSEHPERHLAEARTAFSSLKRALREAGGDIETAPGVPGLPDMVFPANGGIVFDRKALVASFRHPQRQGEEAAFRAVFQGMRDRGLLDEVIDLPQGMFQEGAGDCIWDRTRSLAWTGFGPRSAAGAPDHIARVFDIDIVRLELATEQFYHLDTCFCVLPHGEVFFYPPAFTREGVSLIRDVVSADRLMEASAEDAARFCVNAVAVDRTIVMAEPTQRLKDRFAERGYMVKEVGLAPFILSGGGAYCMTLRMDLVTRGTDHDTDTV, encoded by the coding sequence ATGCCCACCTACCTCCTGGTCGATCCGGCCCACTACGAGGTGTCCTACGCGATCAACCCCTGGATGAAGCCCGGCACCTGGTCCGAGCATCCGGAACGTCACCTGGCCGAGGCACGGACTGCATTCAGTTCTCTCAAGCGGGCCCTCCGCGAGGCGGGCGGCGACATCGAGACGGCGCCGGGCGTTCCCGGCCTGCCCGACATGGTGTTTCCGGCCAACGGCGGCATCGTGTTCGATCGCAAGGCGCTGGTAGCCTCGTTTCGCCATCCGCAACGCCAGGGCGAGGAGGCGGCGTTCAGGGCGGTGTTCCAGGGAATGCGCGATCGTGGGTTGTTGGACGAGGTGATCGACCTGCCGCAGGGCATGTTCCAGGAAGGGGCCGGCGACTGCATCTGGGACCGGACCCGCTCGCTGGCCTGGACCGGCTTCGGCCCACGTTCGGCGGCCGGGGCACCGGACCATATCGCCCGTGTGTTCGACATCGATATCGTCCGGCTCGAACTGGCGACCGAGCAGTTCTATCACCTCGATACCTGCTTCTGCGTGCTACCGCATGGCGAGGTGTTCTTCTATCCGCCCGCGTTCACCAGGGAGGGCGTGAGCCTGATCCGCGATGTCGTCTCGGCCGACCGGCTGATGGAGGCATCGGCCGAGGATGCGGCCCGCTTCTGCGTCAATGCGGTGGCCGTCGACCGTACCATCGTCATGGCCGAACCGACCCAGCGCTTGAAGGACCGGTTTGCCGAACGCGGCTACATGGTGAAGGAGGTCGGGCTGGCTCCGTTCATCCTGTCCGGCGGCGGCGCCTACTGCATGACGCTGCGCATGGATCTCGTCACCCGCGGCACCGACCACGATACCGATACCGTCTGA
- the eno gene encoding phosphopyruvate hydratase yields MSAIVDIVAREILDSRGNPTIEVDVELSSGAKGRAAVPSGASTGAHEAAELRDNDKSRYGGKGVLQAVAFAEGEILEALQGAESSEQVAIDHAMIDLDGTPNKSRLGANAILAVSLAVAKATAEELQVPLYRYVGGVYARTLPVPMMNIINGGQHADNPIDIQEFMIQPVGAATVADAIRMGSEIFAQLKKGLKDAGFNTNVGDEGGFAPGLKSADEALTFITRAVEKAGYKPGDDVTFALDCAATEFYKNGKYELEGEGKSLDAGGMVAYIADLCSRYPIASVEDALDEDDWEGWAHLTSVLGAKVQLVGDDLFVTNPERLRRGIAAKTANSILVKVNQIGTLSETLEAVELAHRAGYTAVMSHRSGETEDSTIADLAVATNCGQIKTGSLSRSDRTAKYNQLIRIEAELDSAARYAGRTILRG; encoded by the coding sequence ATGAGCGCCATTGTCGATATCGTCGCGCGCGAGATCCTGGACAGCCGCGGCAACCCGACCATCGAGGTCGATGTAGAGCTGTCGTCGGGCGCCAAGGGCCGCGCCGCAGTCCCGTCGGGTGCCTCCACCGGCGCCCACGAGGCTGCCGAACTGCGCGACAACGACAAGAGCCGCTACGGCGGCAAGGGCGTGCTGCAGGCCGTCGCGTTCGCCGAGGGCGAGATCCTGGAAGCGCTGCAGGGCGCGGAATCGTCCGAGCAGGTGGCGATCGACCACGCGATGATCGACCTGGACGGCACGCCGAACAAGTCGCGCCTGGGCGCCAACGCGATCCTGGCGGTCTCGCTGGCGGTGGCCAAGGCGACCGCGGAAGAGCTGCAGGTGCCGCTGTATCGCTATGTCGGCGGCGTGTATGCGCGGACCCTGCCGGTGCCGATGATGAACATCATCAATGGCGGCCAGCATGCCGACAACCCGATCGACATCCAGGAATTCATGATCCAGCCGGTCGGCGCCGCCACCGTGGCCGACGCGATCCGGATGGGTTCGGAGATCTTTGCCCAGCTCAAGAAGGGCCTCAAGGATGCCGGCTTCAACACCAATGTCGGTGACGAGGGCGGGTTCGCGCCCGGGCTGAAGTCGGCCGACGAAGCGCTGACCTTCATCACCCGCGCGGTGGAGAAGGCCGGCTACAAGCCGGGTGACGACGTGACCTTCGCGCTCGATTGCGCCGCCACCGAGTTCTACAAGAACGGCAAGTACGAGCTCGAAGGCGAGGGCAAGTCGCTCGATGCCGGCGGCATGGTCGCCTACATAGCCGACCTGTGCAGCCGCTACCCGATCGCCTCGGTCGAGGACGCGCTGGACGAGGATGACTGGGAAGGCTGGGCGCATCTCACCAGCGTGCTCGGCGCCAAGGTGCAACTGGTCGGTGACGATCTGTTCGTGACCAACCCGGAGCGACTGCGTCGCGGCATCGCCGCCAAGACCGCGAACTCGATCCTGGTGAAGGTCAACCAGATCGGCACGCTGTCCGAGACGCTGGAAGCGGTCGAACTGGCGCACCGTGCCGGCTACACTGCTGTCATGAGCCACCGGTCCGGCGAGACCGAGGACAGCACCATCGCCGACCTCGCCGTCGCCACCAACTGCGGCCAGATCAAGACCGGCTCGCTGTCCCGTTCGGACCGCACCGCGAAGTACAACCAGCTCATCCGCATCGAAGCCGAGCTGGACAGTGCGGCGCGCTATGCGGGCCGGACCATCCTGCGCGGCTGA